The nucleotide sequence ATCTGCTTgaacttctcaaagtcttcctCTTTCGTGttatttcctctgcctgaaaaTCACCATGCAGAAGCAGAATTTTGCCCGTTAGAACCCAGGGAAATGTCTGAATACAGAACAAGGAATTGAATGTGCAAATCAGATTTCACTTGGTGTACAACGTAAGAGAGTCTCAAACGGTTACCGTTTCCCATGACACAGGTGTCTGCTGTCTGTCTTGAGAATGAATCCCAATACAGTGCTGTAACTAGGCAGTATCTAGCATCAGCAGCGAGACCCCAAAGGCTGACCAGGAGGTCTATGAATTTGGGGCTCCATGATCACAATGTGGACCCTACCTGGTCCTTTATCAACCTCCTAGAATCTATACCTGACACTCATGCCTTGTTCTAGACTGAGATAAACTGGAAACATGATTGTCCACTTCCAGAGACACATTCACCCTGTCACACAGGGTGATGGGTGATGGGAGAAAATTTATTCTCTAATTACCCCACCATTCTACCCAATACCTCTTCTGAAATAGACACCTATTGTCCCAGTGATACACACATCTCTCAGTGCCCCTGTGCAGGTATTTGGGGTGATGCCAGTATCCCTAACAGTGCAGCAGAACAGTTGAACAAgatgaagatttatttttaaagcttcagTTCCAAGGCTCAGAATGCATTAGAAAAGTGGCCTGAATGGAGAAATGGAGGTCAGCCTGATTATAACCAGGGCTTGAAATTAGTTGACATGTTAAACTATTCCTAGTAAAACTccgtattttactttttaatttcagcaGGTgggaattattttgaaatttctgaTGATCCGATACTTCCCACCCCTACAAGCCCCTCTTTCTTGATAGATTACTCTCCAGGGTCGTTAACTCAGTAAACATAGAGACCTAGGCCTTGTACCCTGAGTAATGAATATTGTCAGCACTTACTGACTTTCTGAATAAAAAaactgatgatggaaatgttacGTGACAGTGGCAATGGGAATATTAGGATGTAATACATACCAGTCAGTCCAGTAAGTTTCGTAGTCTTGTCTAGTTCATCCATGTTGACATTATACATTCTCAGAGCATTTTCAGAGAGAggaataattttgattttatttttacttacatcTGTGAgagagaatatacatatatacaacccCACGTTAATTATTGTCGATTAGATTTATCAGGGCACATCTAGGGTATTAGCAACCGTACATCCTGTGTTGATCTCTGTCTCAGTCCATGGGTGTGCTCAATGCTACAGCTGATAGTAAAGGAAGGCAAGCAGGGAAGACTTTTCCTCATTCCCACCTTCTTATACAATTAAACTGGCCACACCTTGCTATCTTACTAAGATGTTTTCTAGAAGATGTTTTTTAATGGATCcgacagttttttttaaacaacgtGAGCAATTCATCAGATCCCAATTCTACAGTTCTTTGGTTTTCCATGATCCCAGCCATGGAATTGACTTCTCTTTGGGACCAAAGTCAATAAACCACTCAAAACTTTGTGATCCTGAGTGCCTACCCTGTACCAGGGAACCGTCTGAACACCGTATGTTAATTATTGAGTTTCCTCTGCCCCTCGGTCTAGGTTATTACTTAACAAATGTGTAGAGACCACCACCATGTCTATTGGTATGAGGACAGTTTTACCTGCTAGGATATGCAGGCAGTGACCCCCTAACAGTTAACTCACACCCCACCTGGAGGGTTGCACCTTCATCTCTGGCTCTGCCCGTCCACTCTGCCTTGTTTATCTGGGGAGGAACAAGCAGCGACCTACCTCGCTTTCCTTCTGAACCCTCTAAACGCATTCTCTCGTGAGCCCTGCCTCACACCTTATTGCGATCGCTCATCCAGGTAGGATCTAAAAGTGCCAGCTGTGTTCCTGAAACCCCGGGTACCATTGCTCCTTGTCTGAAACACTGAAAAAGCATTAGTCtgcctgagaaaaagaaaaaaatagccgAAACAGCTTCAGAGTCTCACGGCCCCAGACAGGTACACGTGTCTTGCCCAAGCCCACTCTGAGTCCATGAGCTCTGGGTAACATTGGGACAGTTTAAATCAGATTATGCGTCTCTTCAGGTCCTCAGTGACCACCTGTGTTATAGCCATGGTTTTACAGAGGTGGACGTTGCAGCATCACTAGATAGGCTGTAGAGGCAATGAAGGTGATGGAGACAGTGAAAGTAAATCTGTCTTCCGGGTCTCACGTCACCATCAAGGCCACTGCTGTGTGCTGCATACTGTGGGTACACATTAGAGTCCCCAAATCAAAGGGGGGGGGTGTGCGTTTCCAATAGCAAGTTCCCAAGAGACCTGCACAAGAAGGCCAGCTACTCTGTCTCTCTTCCATCTCAAGTTGCCCTTTCGAAATCCATTTAAATGATTTCCAGCAgtggagaaaagtgaagaaaatagaGTAGAAGCATTAATGAATCAGCTAAAGGAAAAATTAGTAcaggagttaaaaaaaatctactcgCAATCTAAAAATTACTGATGAATGTATAGGGGTACGTTTCAGGCATATGTTTTCCCTACTTGTGTtcatggtacagtcactttgctGTTGGTTATGTTAGGCAAGGGTAGGAAGCACAGGTTGATCATGTTTAAATTTtacagtatgcgggcctctcactgttgtggcttctcccactgcggagcacaggttcccgacgcgcaggctcagtggccgtgactcacgggcccagccgctccgcagcacgtgggatcttcccgcaccggggcacgaacccgcgtcccctgcatcggtaggtggactctcaaccactgcgccaccagggaagcccgatcatgtttaaattttaatccAATACGTACCCCTTAGACCATTCCAAATTCAGAATGAGTGAATTAAAAAGGACTTAGAGATAGAACTCTGAGCCAGCATCCCCATTGCTTTGAACAGAAGCTGTGTTTATGAAGAACTGTGCTGGAGAATGGAAATCATTTATGATATCCTTGGATTTATATTCATCCACCAGACGTTGGATGGATGAAGATGTTctaagattgttttttaaaagtgtacTCTATGGAGTGGCACTGATGTCTAAACTCAATATAGACCCGTGAGACGTTAGTTCCTAAGGTTGTTTTAGATTACGTAGAAACAGTTTCATATACTGAGCACCTTATGAAATACAAGTTCTCCACACCCGTGCTTAGTCTCTCAATGAGTAACACTCCTAATCGGGACGGGCTGTCCAATTCATGCGATTGAACCCTTTGCTCATGACCAAGTGCTTGGAAGATTTAGGGACTGGTGCCTGGTCACACCTCTGATTGTTAATAGAACGAGAATTCGGATATATGGAGTGGTTGAAGGAAGTTGAGACCAAGATTTCTACCCTGATAGACCTTTACCAGTGAAACACTCTCATACTTGCAGTCAACTTGCCAAACATTGTCTCCTATGTTTCTTCCGTTAGCATATAATTCTGTGCATTTTCCGTGgaaccttaaaaacaaaagatctTCAAGTTGGTTGATTACCGTGATAAAAATGTGACACACAATTAGGATTTTCTCTGATTTACCCTCTTTAGACCCTGTGTCAGGTATCCTTTTAGTGCCTATGAACGATGTGACATTCgaaagagaagaaatatgtcGTCTAACATCAAGTAGCTGTCAGGAGGCAAGGATGTCATGTCTACACATAAAATGAGAGACGTTCCAAAGATAAACTGCAGATAAACAGGTCATGTTTACAGCCAAATAAACATGAAGAAATctagaattttagaaaagaagaaaataagtctTCCCTTTAAATACTTTCTGGAAATTGAGAGGTCTAGCCATCATGACAGACCTTAGGGGTTCTCACAACCCTGGCAATGGTTTATTAGATAATATGATAGCCAAAAAAATGACGAAGACAGTGAGTTTAATTTCATCAAAACACAAATGTCTTCTATAAAAAACCTTTTAGAGAATTAAACACTGAAAGCCACACGTGTGTATACAAACACATTCAGACACGCACAAGCAAATGCAGAAATACACATGATACACATCTGACTTAAATTATGTACATGTAACATAAGATAATTACATGTGTCACCTGTATAACAAAAGGCTGTCTTCATGTATCTCTGTGTGTAAGTGTAAGACAAAAACATGTTATTTGTCATATATGAAGATGCACACAACccaaataaaaggggaaataaccCAACAAAAATTGGATAAATTATTGAATAGGACACATCCAGAAGAAAGGCGGTGTGAAACTGTGTACCCCCATTATTCGTCATTAGGGAAAAGCcagttaaaaccacagtgagattccACTTTACATCAATGAGACTGGATGAAGTCACAGACGATGTTTATTCCAAGTTTGTAAAAGGACGTATTGCCGTTGAATGCCTTAAACACTGGTGGTGATCGTCCAACAGGGATTGTTACTGGGTACTTTACCGATTCCTGTAGCTAAACATACACTTGCACTAGGAAGCAGCCACTCCACGCCTACCCGAGAGGACTGAGAGTGTACGGCAACACAAAGGTTAGTACAGAACTACTCACATCAGAGTTAGAGTCATCACAGGTTGGGAATAATAACACAGTTGTCCAATGACTGCCGAAGTACGAATATTTATATCCCCATCGTCCTTTCACTGGGCCGTGAAAGATGTGACTCCTTGTGTATGTAGCCTggtggatacttttttttttttccccccccagtacgcgggcctctcactgttgtggcctctcccgttgcggagcacagactccggacgcgcaggctcagcggccatggctcacgggcccagccgctccgcggcatgtgggatcctcccggaccagggcacgaacccgtgtcccctgcatcggcaggcggactctcaaccactgcgccaccagggaagccctggtggatacatttttaaagtagtaCGCTGAGTGAAAGGACCAGGAGAAAAAGGTGCAGAGTGTATAACTGTTTGAAGTTCGAGAACAGGTGGGAAAATCAGATCAGTTGTTACCTCTGGCTAGATCGGTAGACATTTCatggtcagagagagagagagagggaattttctggggtgatggaaaggtTTTATGTCTTAACTGTGGTGGTGATTACACAGCTGTGcacatatgtcaaaactcactgaactTTGCCCTTCACAAGGGTGCATATAATTACAGATAAATAAacttcaataaagttgatttttaaaagtgtgcCCACATGTAATGTCAATTAAATGGGGCACAAACATTCTAAAAATAGCAAACAACCAGGTtatgtattcttaaaaaaaaatactgagaactAACAGATACATGTACTGGGGTaggatatgtatgtgtgtgtatgagtgtgtgtataaTTATGTGTATGCAAtcagttatatattttgtataatagATGATCAATCATATATTTATAAACCAATCTCTCCAAGCATAAATctcttagttatttttttcttaatgtttttgttCTTCAAAGTATGTGAAAATAGGGAGAGATTGTTGGATTACACGTATATAGTTAGAAATTAGGTCTTCAGAAATagacttcaatttcttttataatttttcggtatctgttcttcatttttttatcatAGGAAAagctgcccttctcttccagtTCCAATTTCTTTCAGTTCCTAACAGGTTAATAACTTTCTGTCCTTAGTTTCAAGCCTTTATGCTTGACTCTCTTCTGGACAGTAAATTTGCCCTGGTTATTTACACTGATAGAAATATTTCCTTTAGTCTTCTGTTTCCTCCTAGATTTCTTCCTTGCACTTGCCCTCTTTCTTTATACTGCCCTTTTTTTGAATTATTAAGCTATATTTCTCAATGCCATCATACCTGGATTTAAAGGACAGATAAAAGGAAACATTAACATAAGTTACAcctacaatataaatatatattttaatcctatCGACAAGAGATCTCTTTGATGCTTTTGGATACCCTATATTTCTTCGATTTAAATAATTCCTCCTGCTTCATTTCTTTATGTTTGGCTTCTTCTGCTTAAACTGAAACGTTAGTGTGGGAATAACTGTTCTTTCAAGGACGAAATCATCAAATTATGTGTTTACGTTTATTACTAATGTAACGTAAAATTTAGATGTGAGAGAGACAGACGGACAGACACCAAGATCTCCAATTCCTAAGATATTCTTACGTAGTTTAAGGCATTGCCATTGATCTATATGGTGAAGCTGAAAGTTCAGAATTAAATTTGAGAATCCAAAccttgtttcttttatatttcatgaGTTCATAGGAGAAGCATAATCAGAAAGGAGTGGAATTTGACTGCTTCTGCATAACTCAATAGATACCCATTTCTGTTGTGGCGAAGTTGAAACTGAGAGTCGTTGGGCATATAAGAGTCTTCAGAACGAAGtctcatatttcttttctaaatctCTGCTTTTACAGAGACCTCCACACATCCTATCCCAGCTCCCTGATGCTATTTGCTATTTCCTGGGTTTTTAAATGAATGGGTGCCTCTGAGGATGGCCGTATTTCTCCCTCTTCCGAGCTCTTTGTTTAGAAATCCCAGTCCCCCTTCAAAGCATCCTGTGTGCGTTACATTCCTCATGTAATGTTTCAGACTCCCCGTGttcccaccctctccagcttccTGGTGCCGTCTTTCCACCTCATCCATAACATTATTGTAGAATTTCACGTACGGTATTGTTATTAGCATGTGAATCTGTATCCCTCACTCTCCTTTCACCAATGAAGGTCAGAAGCGTGTTTCTTCATCTTCTCTTATTCATTTGAGTTCTTAGTGAACCACCTGCAGTATAGTCAGCATTCCATGGGTAGTACCTGGGGCTCTGAGAGCTCTATTAAATCTAGTCACGATTGAACATCGCCGTGTGTAAGCCTTTCAGGGCAGAGCGCACTGCGTGTCCTCTACCTGCCCACAGCTTCTGGGGCACAGTGGGAACCATTGCTCACCAATTACGCGTGAAGGATTTCAAGCCCCTGGGTGGGACTGTCGGGGTCGACGGCAGGATCCTCTTCCCCCTGCTGTGTCCCTCTTTCCTGTCATGAGTTGATGCCAGTGGAGCTTCTGGGACTCCTCCCCCTAAGCAAAGGCTCCAGGACATTCCCTGGAGGCCTAGAGCGGACCTGATCCCACAACTCCAGAGGCCGTTCTCAGCCCCATGACTCAGGGAGTCATGCTTTTCAACATATAATCCCGATAATTCCCTGCAAACATGCAAGCCAGACCCTCCCTCAGGCTTCGGGATTTATATGTGGTTTCCTTCTACGTTATTTTTGCTACTTGACAAAAAAGTTGAAGGCTGCTCTGTCATTTTCATCATCAAGATGAATATTACGCATATAAACCTTGAATGGCCCATTCTCACTGGTCTTCTCTGGGTTATTGGATGCGACGTAAAGGGTTTTCCATTCTCCTGAAAGGTGAAAGCAAAATTCTCTGGAGAAATTTTAGTTCCTCTCTTTTAATTTTGTCTGACATCATCCCTCAggagcttcctttctcttttgcacATCAGCACAAATTATCTAACTTTACTGAACAAAGCAGGATTTATAAGCTTGTGTGACTACCCAAATCAGTGgtaaaggaagaaatggagataTTCCTGAAATAGCTTACACTCTGTTATCAAATGCAGGAACTGCAGTGCAGCTGGTAATTGGCTGGCTCACCTTCTCTTTTACAAGCAGAGTAGAAATGGACGAGGACCCAATTAAAAGACAATATAAATACACAGAGACCGTGGAAGACATGTTCAGTAGAAGTGTATATGGACCCAGGTAACGGAGTAATTCTGAGTCAGAGGAGATGGCTAGGCTTTGGGGCAGATAAATTTGGATACACGTATATAAAGCCCCaaaagggacacacacacacacacacacacacacacacacacacacacacagtcacacgcacacgcacatccACATCCATAAAACAGCCATCACACCCCGTTTTTCCAAGGAGccttttgagatctttcttcttcagCCAGCCCCACCTCCGTGAAATCTTAATAGCAGAAATACCTGTCTATCTGGTTACATACACTGTTTGTGTCTGGGCTTTGTAGATACAAGAACGTGATTCTTTTTAACCCACAAGGAATCCCTTTTGGGCCCCTTTTAGGGGCAGTATTGCCACCACTGAGAATGCATGTCCTAGAAAAATGCCCCCTGATAATTGATTACGTGGATTCCACAGGGCACTGTATCGTTCCAAGGGGATCTCAGGCATTTGCTGGTGTAGCCAAAGCAGCCCCTACTCGTGCTTCATATtctaataatagttattattattattgctattattatgttTTAGTCTCAACTTTAGTATTGTTAGGGAGAAGTTTTCAGGCTCAGAAAGGGCCGGGCTCAGGTCTCCAAATGGGGATAGCAGGAGCAAGGGTCTTCATCTTGCCACGCAGTTTTCTCTCCAGAAATCTCTCCTCCCCAAGCCTCCTGTGCGCCCCTCGGGCCATCCAGAATCCCACAGATCCATCCATGCAGGTGGGGAAAAATGCAAACCCTGGTCACACCTCCAGTGTCTGTGCTAACTTCAAGATACGTGTGTGGCCCGTTTCAATCATGAAAATAGGCATTGACCCAACTAGAGGAGACAGTCCCGTAGTTTGTACAAACGTCAGAGGGGCAGCTTCCCTCTGGAAGGGCAGGGACCACTGTCTCCCCCATTATCCATGCACTGCTTTTAACGTGCATAgtgtctgtttgttctttattttcgtctcggtgtgtgtatttattttgccAGATGGCGGGTATGGCGTTCTTGTGGGGCCATGGCTCCGAGCTCCGTTGTTTGTCACCATGTTTACTGTCCATGGACTGTGGAATTGCTTCCTCCTCCCCGTCCCTGAGTTACAGTTCCATATTAGCTAGTCCCGCCTTTGAGGAAAAAGCCACTCTCAGCACAAATAAGTCACGCTGGAAACGTATGAGAGCTTCCTCTCAAATCCTGCCTAGCAGGTTACCTGCACTCAAGGACAGCACTTAATGAACCTTCCTAAATTGTAGCCATCTGGTGACTGTGTTAGGAGACAAATTCAGTGTCTGTGGAATGAATGGGtgtctcagatttttaaaaaataactattaaaaagtaCAGCAGATGTTCAGTGTCTtggaataacctataatggaaaagaatctgacaaagaatatgtatgtatgagAACCTGCCGTATAGCACggggaaactctactcagtgctctgtggtgacctaaatgggaagggaatcCAAAAAAGACAAGATAAACGTAgagccgattcactttgctgtacagcagaaactaacacattgtaaagccactatactgcaatgaaaattttaaaaaatgtatgtatgaaGAGTGtatagtatgtgtatatataactggatcactGTGCTCTACACCCGAAGCTcacgcaacattgtaaattaactatgctCCAGTTTCACAAAGTACAGCAGAGAGCAGAGTAGTCACTTACCCCATGCACactgtccagaaagtgggtattTTCACAGGTGCCAATACCGAGGGTTCAGCAGGTCTCTGTTGAGCCCAGGCTGGGGGAAGGCCATTGTTCTAGGCTTGCAGCAGAGAAAACAGCGGCCCACACAGGTACGGATCCACCGAGCTTCTGTTCCAAGAGGGGAGAcaggaaacagagaaataaacccacagtgTAGGAGATTGATGAGGGTATATAGAAACAACACAGGGCACCCGGGCAGAGATCTGATGAGTGGAAGACAGTAAGTCATACAGTCGCTTGAGTGAAAAGATTCCCGAGAGAGTGACTACTAAGTCTaataccttttcttcttttaattgttAATTTTGGTGAAATACACAGAACTTGAAATTGATAGAATGAAATTGTATGTAGATAGACAAATAGCTAGCTAGGTAGATAGATCCTATTAAATGTTATAGTATATAATTTACCTAAATTTATCTGTCATCTATGTTTGCACATACATATAcagtaataaacttatttaaaatttactatCATCTCCATGTAACATACAAAGAGAATCAGACTGTGGAAAATGTACAATGTATGTTCTTTACTAGATACACTTCTTAGATATAAAGATGCAAACACACTGGAAAGGAATATACCATGGAAATCCTAAAAAAAACATGTtggagaaagaaaacttttttggctttttcagtgtttctttaaagaaaacaaaacaaaaaaagcttccGTCAGTGGGATACggaatatatatgatataaaattaGGAAATGTTACCTTTCACTTATCCTGGAAACATTTTCACATGCCATAAGGGTTAGGTGTGTAGCCATTTGTTTCTCTAATGAAGGAAATACTTGTTCTGATCCAACAGGATAATAAAACTTCTCTTATCTCCCCCGAAGATAACTGGTTAGGACTCAGACTTATCTTTTGGTTAAGCCCCAAGGTCCCTAGAA is from Orcinus orca chromosome X, mOrcOrc1.1, whole genome shotgun sequence and encodes:
- the LOC101269358 gene encoding odorant-binding protein-like; the encoded protein is MAFPQPGLNRDLLNPREFCFHLSGEWKTLYVASNNPEKTSENGPFKVYMRNIHLDDENDRAAFNFFVKSTIINVGLYICIFSLTDVSKNKIKIIPLSENALRMYNVNMDELDKTTKLTGLTGRGNNTKEEDFEKFKQMTREEGIPEEDTVNVTEAGCVTGNQAYHLLHGIKVNNTKTTFLVPAEQSPFSLHHHTPFPISSLLVTIHVPSGAT